In Lolium perenne isolate Kyuss_39 chromosome 5, Kyuss_2.0, whole genome shotgun sequence, the sequence AATTACTCATATCCGAATTGCTAATAAATTGGTGCTTGTTCGCAGTGTTCATGTACCCCGCCGACAAGCACAACGTGATGGAGGTTGGCGGCGCGGACTTCAGAGCGTGCAACGTGACGGGGAACACAATCGGCACCTGGAACTCCGGTAGCGACACGGTCACACTCGACAAGGCGGGGCGGAGGTGGTTCATCTGCAGCGTGGGCCCCCACTGCAGTATGGGTATGAAGCTCCTCGTCACCGTTGTTGACGCCACCGCTCAGGCCCCGGCTTCCCCGCCGTCGTCTTCGGCCTCTTTCCTTAGCGGAGCGGTTTCACAGGTGATGGCGGCAGTGGGCGCGGTGGCTGCAACAGTGCTCATGATGTGACTGTTAGTTGTTGACACTTGAGATACGATGATCGATTGATGACCGGTGTACCCGGACTGGGAGACCTTTTGTTTTGTTGGTTCGATTGGATTGTTAGTGCAGCTCGTAATTGTTTTTTTataaaaaggaatatattaatatcacgaaCATACCAAAACAAAAGCACTAATAGCAATACAAATGCTCGCATGgccaaagaaataaaaaaaattgtATAAAAGAAAGTTCCTCTACAATAACCAGTTCCTTGTAATAGCGTATCAAATACCACCAAAACAGCACCAGAAATCCATCAACTTCAAAAGCGACGCTTTCAAGATGGAAACAGTGCATAAGCGCTATCAACGTCCTGATCAATGACCACAGGTTTTTACCCCAGAGAAAGTCCGCActcacaaaacaatgccttcaaccagGTCATTGTCaatcacaaccaattaaggcagaCCTTAGGTTTTCATCTTGCAAGTTTAGACACTGAATTTTTCTTGTGTTGTCATCCCCACTTGCTAACTGATTTGGTCCAGGAACAGGATCTATGAATCATAGCTTATGTAAGGATTTCTCAGATGAGGAAATCTTTGATGCCCTTTTTCAGATTGGTCCCATAAAAGCTCCTGGCCCGGACGGGTTTCCCGCACGCTTTTATCAGCGAATTTGGGACATTTTGAAGAGGGATGTGATTAAGGCGGTGAGATATTTCTTTTCTACGGGATTCATGCCTCAAGGAACTAATGATGCCTCAATTGTTCTCATACCAAAGGTTGACGATCCATGTGAGTTGAAAGACTTCCGTCCCATTGAGTTGTGTAATGTTTTGTATAAGGTAGTTTCAAAATGTCTGGTTAATAGATTGAGGCCGCTGCTGGGTGATATCATTTCAGAAAATCAAAGTGCCTTCGTTCCTGAACGGATGATCACGGACAATGCTCTCCTAGCATATGAGtgtttgcattttatggaacatGGCACATCTATGAATTCTTCCTATTGTGCTTATAAGTTGGATCTGTCAAAAGCTTATGACAGAGTAGATTGGCAATTCCTTGAGTCTACAATGCATAAAATGGGGTTTCTCATCAGTGGATACAATGGATTATGGCATGTGTTacagatacgtctccaacgtatctataatttccgatgttccatgcttgttttatgacaataccaacatgttttgttcacactttatatcattttcatgcattttccggaactaacctattaacaagatgccacagtgccagttcctgttttctgctgtttttggttccagaaaggctgttcgggcaatattctcggaattggacgaaatcaacgccaaacctcctatttttcccggaaggctccagaacaccgaagaagagtcggagaggggccagggggccaccacaccacatggcggcgcgggccagaccctggccgcgccggcctagggtgtggcgcccccaggtgcccccctgcgccgcctcttcgcctataaaagccctttcgatctaaaaacgcagtacgaatcgacgaaactccagaaagactccaggggcgccgccaccgtcgcgaaactccaattcgggggacagaactcactgttccggcaccctgccggacggggaattgcccccggagccatctccaccgccgtcttcaccgccatcttcaccgccatcgctgcttccatgatgaggagggagtaatccacctccgaggctgagggctccgctgtagctatgtggttcatctctctcccatgtacctcaatacaataatctcatgagctgctttacatgattgagattcatatgagtttgtatcacaatttatctatgtgctactctagcaaagttattaaagtagttctattcctcctgcacgtgtgtaaaggtgacagtgtgtgcaccgtgttagtacttggtttatgctacgatcatgatctcttgtagattgcgaagttaactattgctatgataatattgatgtgatctattcctcctacatatgcatgaaggtgacagtgtgcatgctatgttagtacttggtttagtctgttgatctatcttacactataaggttacttaaatatgagcattattgtggagcttgttaactccggcattgagggttcgtgtaatcctacgcaatgtg encodes:
- the LOC127303185 gene encoding mavicyanin-like; translation: MASRQVLLLATAAIAATFLLAPASAEVFMVGDTPGWTLKYPATWTDGKTFVVGDSLMFMYPADKHNVMEVGGADFRACNVTGNTIGTWNSGSDTVTLDKAGRRWFICSVGPHCSMGMKLLVTVVDATAQAPASPPSSSASFLSGAVSQVMAAVGAVAATVLMM